One genomic window of Arachis hypogaea cultivar Tifrunner chromosome 8, arahy.Tifrunner.gnm2.J5K5, whole genome shotgun sequence includes the following:
- the LOC112706632 gene encoding replication protein A 70 kDa DNA-binding subunit B-like isoform X2 encodes MSPSFDAISKIVPPREAWRLKVRVIRAWIVPSFENPDSPNSMELILVDENSNKIQATIRKQLINRFKDNIIEGNCYKMCYFSVVPNHGSYRATKHEFKLTFLFRTIVTTLPDDIIPRVCFTLYPFEEILQMSQDHDYLVDVIGLLTLVGEEKSYDKDGKTIKMVVVELSSQKFVASLLSYFSIWFSFIFCFIYFLCYNLLCFICRMVLRCALFGEYVDQLNHFLSSGYVEQPVVILQLAKVKLFRGQPGLQNVMKATKIYLNPDLAVVVDFRKSVVEQGINGTQPLFIANEGKTISLEDDFMRLTKKSTIDELQENKEDGTFVILGTITDVVEEGCWWYSTCVCGKTVHPESGVYFCDMCMHHVTNVIPRYRLKVVVSDETGQGIFVLFDRETTYLVKKTCGDLFNEVLCGDDYPIIFRNLEGKKVLLKVDTKSLGVDRYFGTFRVKRICDDAAIISMFELAQTEITPLKDAPVPVFGPELGETSNTKCLENTVMSSFLQKEANVAGLDDIHLDMEGVKEVDIQDHSVDSDENVVLSDDIGSLIRSDVDETQDLLSHLLDDSRKVNVPNVVPKDAVFLKVKRNLEADFDKELEDTVAHCSKIIKIEDS; translated from the exons ATGAGTCCATCTTTTGATGCTATTAGCAAGATAGTTCCTCCAAGAGAGGCTTGGAGGCTTAAAGTGAGGGTAATTAGGGCTTGGATTGTTCCAAGCTTTGAAAATCCAGATTCTCCAAATTCAATGGAGCTCATTTTGGTGGATGAAAAT tcaAACAAAATCCAGGCCACTATAAGGAAGCAACTTATCAACAGGTTTAAAGATAATATTATTGAAGGGAATTGCTACAAGATGTGCTATTTCTCTGTTGTTCCAAATCATGGCTCTTATAGAGCTACAAAACATGAGTTTAAGCTTACCTTCCTCTTCCGAACAATAGTAACAACTTTACCAGATGATATCATACCAAGAGTCTGTTTTACTCTATATCCTTTTGAGGAGATATTGCAAATGAGTCAAGATCATGATTATTTAGTTG ATGTTATTGGGTTGCTGACTTTAGTTGGAGAGGAAAAAAGTTATGATAAAGATGGAAAAACAATCAAGATGGTTGTTGTGGAGCTTTCTTCTCAAAAGTTCGTTGCTTCATTACTTTCTTATTTCAGCATAtggttttcatttattttttgttttatctattttttatgttACAATTTGTTGTGTTTTATTTGTAGGATGGTGCTTAGGTGCGCCCTGTTTGGAGAATATGTGGATCAACTaaatcattttctttcttctggtTATGTTGAACAACCAGTAGTGATTCTTCAACTTGCCAAAGTTAAGCTTTTTCGAG gGCAACCTGGGTTACAAAATGTCATGAAAGcaacaaaaatatatcttaatcctgACTTGGCAGTTGTTGTTGATTTCAGGAAGAG CGTGGTAGAGCAAGGGATAAATGGGACCCAGCCATTGTTTATTGCTAATGAAGGAAAAACTATCTCATTGGAAGATGACTTCATGAGGTTGACTAAGAAATCTACAATAGATGAGTTGCAAGAAAACAAGgag GATGGAACCTTTGTCATTTTAGGTACTATCACTGATGTTGTAGAAGAGGGGTGCTGGTGGTATTCTACCTGTGTTTGTGGGAAGACAGTACATCCTGAATCTGGTGTTTACTTTTGTGATATGTGCATGCATCATGTGACAAATGTGATCCCAAG GTATAGGCTCAAGGTAGTTGTATCAGATGAAACTGGACAGGGTATATTTGTCCTCTTTGATCGTGAAACAACCTATTTGGTTAAAAAAACATGTGGTGACCTATTTAATGAG GTTCTCTGTGGGGATGACTACCCTATCAtttttagaaatttggagggtaAAAAAGTCTTGCTGAAAGTGGATACTAAGTCTCTTGGTGTTGATAGATATTTTGGAACTTTTCGTGTGAAGAGGATTTGTGATGATGCTGCAATTATTTCAATGTTTGAACTTGCTCAGACTGAGATAACACCTTTGAAG GATGCACCTGTTCCTGTGTTTGGTCCTGAGTTGGGTGAAACTTCTAATACAAAATGTTTAGAGAATACTGTCATGTCATCTTTTCTTCAAAAAGAAGCAAATGTTGCTGGACTTGATGATATACACTTAGATATGGAAGGTGTTAAGGAGGTTGATATTCAAGATCATTCTGTTGATAGTGATGAAAATGTAGTGCTGTCGGATGATATTGGCTCACTTATTCGGTCTGATGTTGATGAAACTCAG GATTTGCTCTCACACCTTTTAGATGACTCAAGGAAAGTTAATGTGCCTAATGTTGTTCCCAAAGATGCAGTATTTTTAAAGGTGAAGAGGAATCTTGAGGCTGATTTTGATAAGGAACTTGAGGATACTGTTGCTCATTGCTCTAAAATAATCAAGATTGAAGATAGTTAA
- the LOC112706632 gene encoding replication protein A 70 kDa DNA-binding subunit B-like isoform X1, giving the protein MSPSFDAISKIVPPREAWRLKVRVIRAWIVPSFENPDSPNSMELILVDENSNKIQATIRKQLINRFKDNIIEGNCYKMCYFSVVPNHGSYRATKHEFKLTFLFRTIVTTLPDDIIPRVCFTLYPFEEILQMSQDHDYLVDVIGLLTLVGEEKSYDKDGKTIKMVVVELSSQKFVASLLSYFSIWFSFIFCFIYFLCYNLLCFICRMVLRCALFGEYVDQLNHFLSSGYVEQPVVILQLAKVKLFRGQPGLQNVMKATKIYLNPDLAVVVDFRKSVVEQGINGTQPLFIANEGKTISLEDDFMRLTKKSTIDELQENKEDGTFVILGTITDVVEEGCWWYSTCVCGKTVHPESGVYFCDMCMHHVTNVIPRYRLKVVVSDETGQGIFVLFDRETTYLVKKTCGDLFNEVHKDSKVLCGDDYPIIFRNLEGKKVLLKVDTKSLGVDRYFGTFRVKRICDDAAIISMFELAQTEITPLKDAPVPVFGPELGETSNTKCLENTVMSSFLQKEANVAGLDDIHLDMEGVKEVDIQDHSVDSDENVVLSDDIGSLIRSDVDETQDLLSHLLDDSRKVNVPNVVPKDAVFLKVKRNLEADFDKELEDTVAHCSKIIKIEDS; this is encoded by the exons ATGAGTCCATCTTTTGATGCTATTAGCAAGATAGTTCCTCCAAGAGAGGCTTGGAGGCTTAAAGTGAGGGTAATTAGGGCTTGGATTGTTCCAAGCTTTGAAAATCCAGATTCTCCAAATTCAATGGAGCTCATTTTGGTGGATGAAAAT tcaAACAAAATCCAGGCCACTATAAGGAAGCAACTTATCAACAGGTTTAAAGATAATATTATTGAAGGGAATTGCTACAAGATGTGCTATTTCTCTGTTGTTCCAAATCATGGCTCTTATAGAGCTACAAAACATGAGTTTAAGCTTACCTTCCTCTTCCGAACAATAGTAACAACTTTACCAGATGATATCATACCAAGAGTCTGTTTTACTCTATATCCTTTTGAGGAGATATTGCAAATGAGTCAAGATCATGATTATTTAGTTG ATGTTATTGGGTTGCTGACTTTAGTTGGAGAGGAAAAAAGTTATGATAAAGATGGAAAAACAATCAAGATGGTTGTTGTGGAGCTTTCTTCTCAAAAGTTCGTTGCTTCATTACTTTCTTATTTCAGCATAtggttttcatttattttttgttttatctattttttatgttACAATTTGTTGTGTTTTATTTGTAGGATGGTGCTTAGGTGCGCCCTGTTTGGAGAATATGTGGATCAACTaaatcattttctttcttctggtTATGTTGAACAACCAGTAGTGATTCTTCAACTTGCCAAAGTTAAGCTTTTTCGAG gGCAACCTGGGTTACAAAATGTCATGAAAGcaacaaaaatatatcttaatcctgACTTGGCAGTTGTTGTTGATTTCAGGAAGAG CGTGGTAGAGCAAGGGATAAATGGGACCCAGCCATTGTTTATTGCTAATGAAGGAAAAACTATCTCATTGGAAGATGACTTCATGAGGTTGACTAAGAAATCTACAATAGATGAGTTGCAAGAAAACAAGgag GATGGAACCTTTGTCATTTTAGGTACTATCACTGATGTTGTAGAAGAGGGGTGCTGGTGGTATTCTACCTGTGTTTGTGGGAAGACAGTACATCCTGAATCTGGTGTTTACTTTTGTGATATGTGCATGCATCATGTGACAAATGTGATCCCAAG GTATAGGCTCAAGGTAGTTGTATCAGATGAAACTGGACAGGGTATATTTGTCCTCTTTGATCGTGAAACAACCTATTTGGTTAAAAAAACATGTGGTGACCTATTTAATGAGGTACATAAAGATTCAAAG GTTCTCTGTGGGGATGACTACCCTATCAtttttagaaatttggagggtaAAAAAGTCTTGCTGAAAGTGGATACTAAGTCTCTTGGTGTTGATAGATATTTTGGAACTTTTCGTGTGAAGAGGATTTGTGATGATGCTGCAATTATTTCAATGTTTGAACTTGCTCAGACTGAGATAACACCTTTGAAG GATGCACCTGTTCCTGTGTTTGGTCCTGAGTTGGGTGAAACTTCTAATACAAAATGTTTAGAGAATACTGTCATGTCATCTTTTCTTCAAAAAGAAGCAAATGTTGCTGGACTTGATGATATACACTTAGATATGGAAGGTGTTAAGGAGGTTGATATTCAAGATCATTCTGTTGATAGTGATGAAAATGTAGTGCTGTCGGATGATATTGGCTCACTTATTCGGTCTGATGTTGATGAAACTCAG GATTTGCTCTCACACCTTTTAGATGACTCAAGGAAAGTTAATGTGCCTAATGTTGTTCCCAAAGATGCAGTATTTTTAAAGGTGAAGAGGAATCTTGAGGCTGATTTTGATAAGGAACTTGAGGATACTGTTGCTCATTGCTCTAAAATAATCAAGATTGAAGATAGTTAA
- the LOC112706632 gene encoding replication protein A 70 kDa DNA-binding subunit B-like isoform X3: MSPSFDAISKIVPPREAWRLKVRVIRAWIVPSFENPDSPNSMELILVDENSNKIQATIRKQLINRFKDNIIEGNCYKMCYFSVVPNHGSYRATKHEFKLTFLFRTIVTTLPDDIIPRVCFTLYPFEEILQMSQDHDYLVDVIGLLTLVGEEKSYDKDGKTIKMVVVELSSQKMVLRCALFGEYVDQLNHFLSSGYVEQPVVILQLAKVKLFRGQPGLQNVMKATKIYLNPDLAVVVDFRKSVVEQGINGTQPLFIANEGKTISLEDDFMRLTKKSTIDELQENKEDGTFVILGTITDVVEEGCWWYSTCVCGKTVHPESGVYFCDMCMHHVTNVIPRYRLKVVVSDETGQGIFVLFDRETTYLVKKTCGDLFNEVHKDSKVLCGDDYPIIFRNLEGKKVLLKVDTKSLGVDRYFGTFRVKRICDDAAIISMFELAQTEITPLKDAPVPVFGPELGETSNTKCLENTVMSSFLQKEANVAGLDDIHLDMEGVKEVDIQDHSVDSDENVVLSDDIGSLIRSDVDETQDLLSHLLDDSRKVNVPNVVPKDAVFLKVKRNLEADFDKELEDTVAHCSKIIKIEDS, from the exons ATGAGTCCATCTTTTGATGCTATTAGCAAGATAGTTCCTCCAAGAGAGGCTTGGAGGCTTAAAGTGAGGGTAATTAGGGCTTGGATTGTTCCAAGCTTTGAAAATCCAGATTCTCCAAATTCAATGGAGCTCATTTTGGTGGATGAAAAT tcaAACAAAATCCAGGCCACTATAAGGAAGCAACTTATCAACAGGTTTAAAGATAATATTATTGAAGGGAATTGCTACAAGATGTGCTATTTCTCTGTTGTTCCAAATCATGGCTCTTATAGAGCTACAAAACATGAGTTTAAGCTTACCTTCCTCTTCCGAACAATAGTAACAACTTTACCAGATGATATCATACCAAGAGTCTGTTTTACTCTATATCCTTTTGAGGAGATATTGCAAATGAGTCAAGATCATGATTATTTAGTTG ATGTTATTGGGTTGCTGACTTTAGTTGGAGAGGAAAAAAGTTATGATAAAGATGGAAAAACAATCAAGATGGTTGTTGTGGAGCTTTCTTCTCAAAA GATGGTGCTTAGGTGCGCCCTGTTTGGAGAATATGTGGATCAACTaaatcattttctttcttctggtTATGTTGAACAACCAGTAGTGATTCTTCAACTTGCCAAAGTTAAGCTTTTTCGAG gGCAACCTGGGTTACAAAATGTCATGAAAGcaacaaaaatatatcttaatcctgACTTGGCAGTTGTTGTTGATTTCAGGAAGAG CGTGGTAGAGCAAGGGATAAATGGGACCCAGCCATTGTTTATTGCTAATGAAGGAAAAACTATCTCATTGGAAGATGACTTCATGAGGTTGACTAAGAAATCTACAATAGATGAGTTGCAAGAAAACAAGgag GATGGAACCTTTGTCATTTTAGGTACTATCACTGATGTTGTAGAAGAGGGGTGCTGGTGGTATTCTACCTGTGTTTGTGGGAAGACAGTACATCCTGAATCTGGTGTTTACTTTTGTGATATGTGCATGCATCATGTGACAAATGTGATCCCAAG GTATAGGCTCAAGGTAGTTGTATCAGATGAAACTGGACAGGGTATATTTGTCCTCTTTGATCGTGAAACAACCTATTTGGTTAAAAAAACATGTGGTGACCTATTTAATGAGGTACATAAAGATTCAAAG GTTCTCTGTGGGGATGACTACCCTATCAtttttagaaatttggagggtaAAAAAGTCTTGCTGAAAGTGGATACTAAGTCTCTTGGTGTTGATAGATATTTTGGAACTTTTCGTGTGAAGAGGATTTGTGATGATGCTGCAATTATTTCAATGTTTGAACTTGCTCAGACTGAGATAACACCTTTGAAG GATGCACCTGTTCCTGTGTTTGGTCCTGAGTTGGGTGAAACTTCTAATACAAAATGTTTAGAGAATACTGTCATGTCATCTTTTCTTCAAAAAGAAGCAAATGTTGCTGGACTTGATGATATACACTTAGATATGGAAGGTGTTAAGGAGGTTGATATTCAAGATCATTCTGTTGATAGTGATGAAAATGTAGTGCTGTCGGATGATATTGGCTCACTTATTCGGTCTGATGTTGATGAAACTCAG GATTTGCTCTCACACCTTTTAGATGACTCAAGGAAAGTTAATGTGCCTAATGTTGTTCCCAAAGATGCAGTATTTTTAAAGGTGAAGAGGAATCTTGAGGCTGATTTTGATAAGGAACTTGAGGATACTGTTGCTCATTGCTCTAAAATAATCAAGATTGAAGATAGTTAA